CCACAATCAATTGTAGAACTTATGGTTGCTATTTTAGCTCCAGACAGCGATAGTAAAATTTATGATCCAGCTTGTGGAACAGGTGGAATGTTTGTTCAAGCTAAAAAATATTTAGAAAAACATAAAAAAGATATAACCCAAATGAGAGTATATGGTCAAGAATTTTCATCTACAACATGAAAATTAGCAAAAATTAACTTAATTTTAAATGGTTTTGATCCTGATGATACATATCTTGGTTCCAAAGCAGAAAGCACTTTCAAAGAAGACTTAAGTGGTTTTGAACAATTTGATATTGTATTAGCAAATCCACCATTTAATCTTGAAATATGAGAAAATGAAAATGCTTCAGATGATCCAAGATACAAATGAGGACTACCGCCTGCAACGAATGCTAATTATGCTTGATTATCACATATTTTATATAAATTAAATAAAAATGGTAGAGCAGCTGTTATTCTTGCTAATGGTGCACTTTCTTCTTCGCAAAAAGAAGAGCTAAGCATTAGAAAAAAAATGCTTGAAGAAAATAAAATAGAAGCAATAATTTCTTTACCAGTTAAATTATTTTATACAACAACTATTCCTGCCACAATCTGAATTTTTAATAATAACAAATTAAATGACGATGTTATCTTTATTAATGCTGAAAATTTAGGAGAATTAGCTACTAAAAAACTTAGAGTGTTTAACACAGAAAATATTAATGAAATAGTTTCTGCTTATAATGATGCTAAGTTAAATAAAGATTTTAGTATCAAAGGTTTTGCAAAAAGAGTTTCATTAAATGAAATTAAAGAAAATGATTATTCACTTGTACCTGGAAGATACATTGATTTACTAGAAGAAGAAGTGGATAAAGAACAACTAAAAGCAGAAATTTTAGAAATTGAAAATGAATTAGAAATTTTATTTAATGAGTTCACTAATTTAATTCCTGATGTTAAAAAATCTATTAAAAAAGCAATTAAATTTGCTAATGAGCAAGAAAAAGAAAAATAAAACTTATTTCTTATTATTTAATTAAAATTAAACCTTTTGTTATATGAAGAGAGTAGTCTATAAAAAATCAATTATTTAAGCATTTTTTATCGCTTATTGCTATATTCGGGACTAGTGGTATGTCTTAATGACTTTTTAATTCTCTAAATTTTTAGGAGTGAAACAATCGGGGTTATCATTTATTAATTCGGCAACTTCTTGGCCACTCATTGGCTCAA
This Mesomycoplasma neurolyticum DNA region includes the following protein-coding sequences:
- a CDS encoding type I restriction-modification system subunit M, coding for MSKQNIEINYIDSIKEKLWKSCDEMKGKVSSEQYMHIIIAIIFLKAMSDKYEKAGEQIRKKYLNDGERKWLLAKKDLNLLKRYDVQFIVPESASWSNIQKYISKEEIGIKIDEALLALEEQNNSLKGLFEKNFSREDLDKQKLSKVIKQFSDINFSELKEDFIGGLYEYFLGNFFRKQGQNGAEFYTPQSIVELMVAILAPDSDSKIYDPACGTGGMFVQAKKYLEKHKKDITQMRVYGQEFSSTTWKLAKINLILNGFDPDDTYLGSKAESTFKEDLSGFEQFDIVLANPPFNLEIWENENASDDPRYKWGLPPATNANYAWLSHILYKLNKNGRAAVILANGALSSSQKEELSIRKKMLEENKIEAIISLPVKLFYTTTIPATIWIFNNNKLNDDVIFINAENLGELATKKLRVFNTENINEIVSAYNDAKLNKDFSIKGFAKRVSLNEIKENDYSLVPGRYIDLLEEEVDKEQLKAEILEIENELEILFNEFTNLIPDVKKSIKKAIKFANEQEKEK